From the Bacteroidia bacterium genome, one window contains:
- a CDS encoding diacylglycerol kinase family lipid kinase encodes MQTQATLHLIVNPAAGRGRGGRVHREVLKKAHDHGWHVNEYVTGGRGHATTIAAKLPDDEAPLLVLGGDGTMNEVINGLRHRSHPVGLVPIGTGNDFARLLRLRDTDDALHALREGKRRVVDTALVDVVNEDGTVERRRFINSMGIGFDAAVAVDVANVRLGSGMLPYLISVFRVLRTYEAVPSTITFSNVEISSTLFLACIGNGTTSGGGFRLTPHAHADDGLLDLCHVRSTPMRRILAVLPKALSGTHVHAPEVRMERAAHFNVALDFPLPVHLDGEILTRQARRLVVTCLPGVFEFFIPPDSALM; translated from the coding sequence ATGCAAACACAAGCCACACTGCACCTCATCGTCAATCCCGCCGCTGGTAGGGGACGCGGCGGACGCGTGCATCGTGAGGTGCTGAAGAAAGCGCATGATCACGGATGGCATGTCAATGAGTACGTCACTGGCGGCCGCGGTCACGCCACCACCATCGCCGCCAAACTCCCGGATGACGAAGCACCACTGCTTGTGCTCGGGGGCGACGGAACGATGAACGAGGTGATCAACGGATTACGCCATCGCTCGCATCCCGTCGGACTCGTCCCCATTGGTACCGGAAACGACTTTGCGCGGCTGCTCCGCCTCCGCGACACGGACGATGCGCTGCATGCGTTGCGTGAAGGCAAACGTCGTGTGGTGGATACCGCGCTGGTGGACGTGGTGAACGAGGATGGAACGGTAGAGCGCCGGCGCTTTATCAACAGCATGGGTATTGGCTTCGATGCCGCCGTTGCTGTGGATGTGGCGAATGTGCGTCTGGGCAGCGGCATGCTTCCCTATCTTATTTCGGTGTTCCGCGTGCTCCGGACCTATGAAGCGGTGCCGTCAACCATCACCTTCAGTAATGTCGAAATCTCATCTACCTTGTTCCTGGCCTGCATCGGCAACGGCACCACCAGCGGTGGCGGTTTCCGACTGACACCCCACGCCCACGCGGACGATGGTCTCCTCGATCTCTGTCACGTCAGGTCTACTCCGATGCGCCGCATCCTCGCGGTACTACCGAAAGCGCTTTCTGGAACGCACGTGCATGCGCCGGAGGTGCGTATGGAACGCGCGGCACATTTCAATGTGGCACTCGATTTTCCCTTACCCGTTCATCTTGACGGCGAGATTCTCACCCGGCAGGCGCGCCGTCTCGTAGTGACCTGTCTCCCGGGCGTATTCGAGTTCTTCATCCCGCCCGATTCAGCCCTGATGTGA